A single region of the Salipaludibacillus sp. LMS25 genome encodes:
- a CDS encoding LysE/ArgO family amino acid transporter, with protein sequence MLGAILHGMILSFGLILPLGPQNIFLFNQGAAHSKVKFALPAVITASLCDTLLIVLAVLGVSVIVMTIPAFQLIFFAIGFFFLIYIGWSIWHSSTSEVNKKHTAMTGKKQAMFAISVSILNPHAVLDTVGVIGTSSIRYTAIQEKIAFASACILVSWVSFFALVYIGKTIRSIDKEGKIVRMINKVSAIMIWGVSIFIGYQLYKIIF encoded by the coding sequence ATGTTAGGAGCAATTTTACACGGCATGATACTCTCTTTTGGCTTAATATTACCATTAGGCCCTCAAAATATCTTTCTATTTAATCAAGGCGCTGCTCACAGTAAAGTTAAATTTGCTTTGCCTGCAGTAATCACCGCGTCTCTGTGTGATACATTATTAATAGTGTTAGCAGTTCTAGGTGTATCGGTCATCGTCATGACAATACCGGCCTTCCAGTTAATCTTTTTTGCTATTGGTTTTTTCTTTTTAATTTATATAGGCTGGTCAATTTGGCATAGCAGTACGTCTGAAGTAAACAAAAAACACACTGCCATGACAGGAAAAAAACAAGCGATGTTTGCTATTTCCGTCTCAATTCTCAATCCTCATGCTGTGTTAGATACAGTAGGAGTCATCGGGACTAGCTCTATAAGATATACCGCAATCCAAGAAAAAATAGCATTCGCATCTGCCTGTATTCTCGTATCTTGGGTCTCCTTCTTTGCCCTTGTGTACATCGGTAAAACTATACGATCTATTGATAAAGAAGGAAAGATTGTTAGAATGATTAACAAAGTATCTGCGATCATGATTTGGGGCGTGTCCATCTTCATAGGTTATCAGTTATACAAAATCATTTTTTGA
- a CDS encoding class I SAM-dependent methyltransferase — MGINFHSDKNSTTYTTRNADKTWVEAIRQLIPIEEVSHAVDIGCGGGIYSKALSDMGVNEVTALDFSEAILNGAKENCKAYQTISFKHGNAFETGLESNTCDLLLERALIHHIQDLNACFTEAYRLLKDSGYYILQDRTPEDCLVKGDDSHIRGYFFELFPKLAKVETSRRHHSQYVIDMLKKVGFKEIKEVKLWETRHVYHNKEALLNDLRERTGRSILHELADDELYVLIDHIDRSLAKNTPIVEKDKWTIWKAVKWD; from the coding sequence GTGGGCATTAATTTTCATAGTGATAAGAATAGCACGACTTATACAACTCGAAATGCTGACAAAACATGGGTGGAAGCTATAAGACAACTCATTCCTATTGAGGAAGTGTCTCATGCTGTAGATATTGGCTGTGGTGGTGGTATTTATTCTAAGGCGCTATCGGACATGGGAGTGAATGAAGTCACTGCCCTTGATTTTTCTGAAGCTATCCTTAACGGAGCGAAAGAAAACTGTAAGGCCTATCAAACTATTTCTTTTAAACATGGAAATGCTTTTGAAACAGGTTTAGAGAGTAACACGTGTGATTTACTGCTTGAAAGAGCTTTAATTCATCATATACAGGATTTAAACGCGTGCTTTACAGAGGCATATAGGCTGTTAAAAGATAGTGGTTACTATATTCTACAAGATCGTACGCCGGAGGATTGTTTAGTAAAGGGTGACGATAGTCATATTAGAGGGTATTTTTTTGAACTCTTTCCAAAGTTAGCGAAAGTAGAAACTAGCCGCAGACATCATAGCCAATATGTCATTGACATGCTAAAGAAAGTTGGATTTAAGGAAATTAAAGAAGTTAAGTTGTGGGAAACAAGACATGTTTATCATAATAAAGAGGCATTACTAAACGATTTACGTGAAAGGACTGGAAGAAGTATTTTACATGAATTAGCAGACGACGAGTTATATGTACTAATCGATCATATAGATCGCTCATTAGCTAAAAATACACCTATCGTTGAGAAAGATAAATGGACCATTTGGAAGGCGGTCAAGTGGGATTAG